A genome region from Cucumis sativus cultivar 9930 chromosome 4, Cucumber_9930_V3, whole genome shotgun sequence includes the following:
- the LOC101211938 gene encoding 60S ribosomal protein L6-1, with translation MAPKTARVSRNPELIRGVGKYSRSKMYHKRGLWAIKAKNGGVFPRHDAKPKADSPAEKPPKFYPADDVKKPLVNKRKPKPTKLRSSITPGTVLIILTGRFKGKRVVFLKQLPSGLLLVTGPFKVNGVPLRRVNQSYVIATSTKVDIAGVNVEKFGDKYFSKEVHQKKKKGEGEFFEAEKEEKSALPQEKKDDQKAVDSALLKSIEAVSDLKTYLAARFSLKAGMKPHELVF, from the exons ATGGCTCCGAAGACAGCAAGAGTTAGCAGAAATCCTGAACTCATTCGAGGGGTTGGCAAATACTCGAGGTCGAAGATGTACCACAAGCGTGGTCTTTGGGCAATCAAGGCCAAAAATGGAGGTGTCTTCCCTCGCCATGATGCCAAGCCTAAGGCAGATTCTCCTGCTGAGAAGCCGCCCAAATTTTACCCAGCCGATGATGTCAAGAAACCACTTGTTAACAAGCGCAAACCCAAGCCCACCAAACTTAG GTCCAGCATTACTCCTGGAACCGTGCTTATCATTCTTACTGGAAGGTTTAAGGGAAAGAGAGTTGTGTTCTTGAAGCAACTTCCGTCTGGGCTGCTTTTAGTGACTG gGCCATTCAAGGTCAATGGTGTTCCTTTGAGGCGTGTGAATCAGTCATACGTGATTGCAACCTCCACCAAGGTGGACATTGCAGGGGTCAATGTGGAGAAATTTGGTGACAAATATTTCTCCAAGGAAGTTCatcagaagaaaaagaagggagAAGGAGAATTTTTCGAGGCAGAGAAGGAG GAAAAAAGTGCGCTCCCACAGGAGAAAAAGGATGACCAGAAGGCCGTGGACTCGGCTCTGCTAAAGTCCATTGAGGCAGTCTCAGACTTGAAGACATACTTAGCTGCAAGGTTTTCTCTAAAGGCAGGCATGAAGCCACATGAGCTTGTTTTCTAG